The following are encoded together in the Scytonema millei VB511283 genome:
- the pstC gene encoding phosphate ABC transporter permease subunit PstC: MSATSTPDGSSLWRPKRAASKRVEALVKGIFATFAFVSVATTIGIVLTLIFETVSFFSEVPIWRFLTDRAWTPLFANKQFGIMVLISATLLTSAIAIAVALPIGLLAAICLSEYAPARMRRWLKPALEILAGVPTVVFGYFALLTVTPFLQKLIPGLQGFNALSAGLVLGVSIIPLVASLSEDAIYAVPRSLRDGAYALGATKRETIVSVVLPAALSGIVASFILAISRAIGETMIVTIAAGQNPSLGINPLVPIQTMTAYIVQVSKGDTPAGSLAYKTIFAVGMTLFLITLALNIFSYWFVRRFREKYE, encoded by the coding sequence ATGTCTGCCACGTCAACGCCTGACGGGTCGAGCCTATGGCGACCAAAGCGGGCAGCAAGTAAACGAGTAGAAGCATTAGTAAAAGGCATATTTGCCACGTTTGCTTTTGTCTCAGTTGCTACTACAATCGGCATTGTCTTAACGCTAATTTTTGAAACTGTATCGTTTTTCAGCGAAGTACCGATTTGGCGATTTTTAACCGATCGCGCTTGGACACCATTGTTTGCCAACAAGCAATTTGGCATCATGGTACTGATTAGCGCTACTTTACTAACTTCTGCGATCGCGATCGCCGTTGCCTTACCGATAGGCTTATTAGCTGCTATCTGCTTGAGCGAATATGCTCCTGCGAGAATGCGCCGCTGGCTCAAACCAGCACTGGAAATTTTGGCAGGGGTTCCCACTGTCGTCTTCGGTTACTTTGCCCTGCTGACAGTCACGCCATTTCTGCAAAAACTCATTCCTGGCTTACAAGGGTTCAACGCCTTGAGTGCTGGACTGGTACTTGGTGTGTCGATTATTCCCCTCGTGGCTTCTTTAAGTGAAGATGCGATCTATGCCGTGCCTCGAAGTTTACGCGATGGCGCTTATGCTTTGGGAGCCACCAAACGGGAAACCATTGTTTCTGTAGTCCTACCAGCTGCCCTTTCTGGAATTGTCGCTTCTTTCATCTTGGCAATTTCCCGAGCAATCGGGGAAACCATGATTGTCACCATCGCCGCCGGACAAAACCCCAGCCTTGGTATTAACCCCCTAGTACCAATCCAAACGATGACAGCCTACATCGTTCAAGTGAGTAAAGGCGATACCCCAGCAGGATCTCTAGCCTACAAAACTATTTTTGCTGTGGGTATGACTCTGTTTCTCATCACCCTGGCTTTGAATATCTTTAGTTACTGGTTCGTGCGCCGCTTTCGGGAGAAATACGAATGA
- the pstA gene encoding phosphate ABC transporter permease PstA codes for MTTPAPQPMDKSGFGATGKFNVSLSKRYKFDKIFSTAAWIATLFGLVILAVLLVDILIDGLGRINWAFLTSFSSRRAAAAGILAPLVGSVWLLIVTALVAFPLGVGAGIYLEEYAKDNWFTRLIEINIANLAAVPSIIYGLLGLQIFVRWLQPITNGRSVLAGALTLSLLILPIIIITTREALRAVPDSLRQAGFALGATRWQVIREHIFPIALPGILTGTILALSRAIGETAPLIVIGAVSYIAFLPELSPRGLQSSFTALPIQIFDWVSRPQTQFHTNAAAGIIILMVVLLIMNASAIYLRNRFQQNRP; via the coding sequence ATGACTACACCTGCACCCCAACCTATGGACAAAAGCGGCTTTGGTGCGACGGGCAAATTCAATGTGTCGTTGTCCAAGCGTTATAAATTTGACAAAATCTTTTCTACAGCCGCTTGGATTGCCACTCTGTTTGGCTTAGTCATTCTTGCCGTTTTACTGGTAGATATCCTGATTGACGGACTCGGACGCATCAATTGGGCGTTTCTCACGAGTTTCTCCTCGCGCCGTGCTGCTGCTGCGGGAATATTAGCTCCCCTTGTCGGTAGTGTTTGGCTGTTAATCGTTACGGCTTTAGTTGCCTTTCCCTTGGGAGTAGGCGCGGGCATTTACCTGGAAGAATATGCCAAGGATAATTGGTTCACGCGGTTAATTGAGATCAATATTGCTAACCTAGCCGCAGTTCCATCCATTATTTACGGCTTATTGGGATTGCAAATTTTTGTCCGGTGGCTGCAACCGATTACCAACGGACGGAGCGTTCTTGCCGGTGCTTTAACTCTCAGTTTGTTGATCTTACCCATTATCATCATCACCACGAGAGAAGCACTACGGGCAGTCCCAGATAGTTTGCGCCAAGCAGGTTTTGCTTTGGGTGCAACGAGATGGCAAGTGATCCGCGAACATATTTTTCCGATCGCCTTACCAGGTATCCTAACCGGAACAATTCTGGCACTATCTCGCGCTATTGGCGAAACAGCACCCCTGATCGTCATTGGAGCCGTGAGCTATATTGCCTTTCTACCAGAATTATCTCCACGCGGCTTGCAAAGTTCTTTTACTGCACTACCAATTCAAATTTTTGACTGGGTTTCTCGCCCTCAAACGCAATTTCACACTAATGCTGCTGCTGGCATCATCATATTGATGGTCGTGCTGTTAATTATGAATGCTTCAGCAATTTATTTACGCAATAGATTCCAGCAAAACCGCCCCTAA